A window of Deinococcota bacterium genomic DNA:
CGCGCAGCTTCCCGAAGGGGCGAAGTCGTGCGAAGCAACGCGGCAATCTCACGCCTCGCTCTTCACCAGAGATTGCTTCGCTTCGCTCGCAATGTTCGCGCAGCACCCCGCAGGGACAACCCATCATTTTCGCCTTGACTGACTACTAGCACCCACGCCAGGTTCAACGGGTCTTCGCCTTCTCGCCGCTACCACCTTCAGCCGGTGCTCCCGGAGTCGTCACTACCCCCACCTATTTGCTTGGCAACCGTCACGACTTGCGTCACCTTCCACTATAGGGCACCGCCCGCAGCCGGTAGTCGCCGGGCTCGAGCCAGTCACTCATGAGGCGCGCCAGGGTACTTGGTTTAATCCCTCGATACTGCCAAAGTGCTTGTCGTTTTCGAGCAGGGGAACCTGGTATTTGAGAGCTATCTGTGCAATCAAGCCGTCGGTTGCGGGCAGAGTGATTCCCTTACGTCTCAGGTCCGCCAAGGTGTCACCCGTCCGCGCAAAGTCTTCTTCACCGGTCTCTAACCGCACGGTCGATTGCAGGAGCAAGAGCACGTCCTCTTCACCACGCCGTAGCCCTTGCCGCACCTCGAGTTCAACCATGCCGCAAATCGCGGCGCTCCCATCGGCTAGGGCCGCGTCGACCACGTTTGCCACGGGCTGCCGATTCTGGAAGAAGTCGATCCAGGCACTGGTGTCGATCAGACGGAGGTTACTCAAGCACGGCTTCCAGCTCGCGTAGTTCGGCCGCCTCGATCTCGTCGTTGGAGAGAATATCTACCTTGCCCCTGAGGGCTCTGAGACGCTCGAGCCGACGCCTTCTCAAAAACTCAGCTACTGCCGTATAGACTGCTTGCGTCATGTTGTCAGTCCCGGTAGCGTCGAGTAGTTCTCGCATCATCTCATCACCAAGCGTCACGGTTGTTCTCATACGCTATTCTAGCACCATTTTCCCTAAGCTTGATACGTTTCTTTTGCACCGATGTATGCACCAGCTAAACCGTTTCACGGTATTCCGTTTTACGCGCTTTAGCTGTGGGAGTGTCAAGAAACTAATGAAGCTGCAATGTCAACAGAACCTAACGCCTGCCCTCAATGTGCCTGACCTCAATGTGCCTGGCCTCAATGCCTGACCTCGACCAGCATCTGCAAGGTGGGCGCGTAGGTTTCAAAGGTGGCGAGGAGGCGACCGCCGGGATCGTACTTGCGAATCAGGTGGCCACCGCGGCGTGCGGCGTAGAGGTAGCCAGCGTCGTCGACACCCAGGTCGAGAAGCGAATCCGCCGCCTCGCCTCGCAGCAGGTTGACCGAATAGCTGACGCCGAGCTTGCCGTCGGGGTCTATCCTGCGGATCTTACGCGCGCTGGCGTCGCTGATATAGAGGTTGCCGCGGCCGTCGACGGTGAGGCCGTCGAGCAGGCGCATGCCGCCCTGGCCGCCAGCCAGCTTAAAGGCCCAGCGCGACAGGTAGCTGCC
This region includes:
- a CDS encoding type II toxin-antitoxin system VapB family antitoxin — translated: MRTTVTLGDEMMRELLDATGTDNMTQAVYTAVAEFLRRRRLERLRALRGKVDILSNDEIEAAELRELEAVLE
- a CDS encoding PIN domain-containing protein, with translation MSNLRLIDTSAWIDFFQNRQPVANVVDAALADGSAAICGMVELEVRQGLRRGEEDVLLLLQSTVRLETGEEDFARTGDTLADLRRKGITLPATDGLIAQIALKYQVPLLENDKHFGSIEGLNQVPWRAS